A single Rhopalosiphum padi isolate XX-2018 chromosome 4, ASM2088224v1, whole genome shotgun sequence DNA region contains:
- the LOC132930006 gene encoding outer dynein arm-docking complex subunit 4-like, protein MALHIKLDAFLNTKPQPEWLNQLRVTIAVGKKFEQKGDYEKAAKCYETVLYYDPVDTRTRVKLSKCYQKLLQPEQAAQHQTHAMQNDPDLLQTIENEACVNFKLGNFESSLMTYGRYFMQRKTSFDCNQGLLKINEVMDNYLPANGIMSCLKDTMLQMIENEQFFDLDTCEKLNDPKKFNTIHKTHNEQTQEAYYLRNMVQNVRFYRKQLDVLPKYNKHDKLVYEQIQKVVHTFETAKKHLYQKKPFYMYACQRPNRQLNDQRKIKDMVILQFSKYINSIVEHCLSGKIESARRQAELAMEYMDEHRYRPLKVVNTLYEVFGLALYLLNRDIPEWSNEMNDKRILFILGSSFDKKDAYNHVYHESYFGPKNQNTKSYLKKLSRQLNGIELTTYRLYLQYERIKCYMHLNDFKATRPLTKKMFNDACALGSIAWQVNALMLTMISESKLGNGLQCIKTIEFIISLSRTLGDENVTAFMRKMWKLFATDQVQVPEISTEDERKADLIKIMPDSENILLMDNLLNRIDRLPKECRMSLMLGEPPQMNCADHRAYIRQEPLIVKKRWK, encoded by the exons ATGGCTTTGCACATCAAATTAGATGCATTTTTGAATACAAAACCACAACCGGAATGGTTGAATCAGTTAAGAGTGACTATTGCAGTAGGCAAAAAGTTTGAGCAGAAAGGTGACTACGAAAAAGCCGCAAAATGTTATGAAACCGTCTTATACTACGACCCCGTAGACACTAGAACGCGCGTCAAACTCAGTAAATGTTATCAGAAATTGTTACAACCCGAACAAGCGGCACAACACCAGACCCATGCAATGCAGAACGATCCCGATTTACTCCAAACCATCGAGAACGAAGCTTGTGTAAACTTTAAATTGGGAAACTTTGAAAGCAGTTTAATGACTTACGGTCGATATTTTATGCAAAGGAAAACGTCGTTTGATTGTAATCAAGGATTACTAAAA ATCAATGAAGTTATGGATAACTATTTACCTGCTAATGGTATAATGAGTTGTTTAAAAGACACAATGTTACAAATGATAGAAAATGAACAATTCTTCGACTTAGATACATGTGAAAAGTTAAATGATCctaaaaagtttaatacaatTCACAAAACTCACAATGAACAAACCCAAGAAGCATACTATTTACGGAACATGGTACAAAACGTGAGGTTTTATAGAAAACAGTTGGATgttttacctaaatataataaacatgataaattagTTTATGAACAAATCCAAAAAGTTGTTCACACATTTGAAACAgctaaa AAAcatttataccaaaaaaaaccattttatatgTACGCATGTCAAAGACCAAATCGCCAGCTTAATGACCAGCGAAAAATCAAAGATATGGTCATATTACAATTTTCCAAGTACATTAATTCAATAGTTGAACACTGTTTGTCTGGAAAAATCGAATCAGCTCGACGACAAGCCGAACTAGCTATGGAATATATGGACGAACATCGCTATAGACCGCTAAAGGTAGTGAACACTTTGTACGAAGTATTCGGTTTGGCTCTGTACTTGCTGAATCGTGATATACCCGAGTGGTCGAATGAGATGAACGACAAGAGGATATTATTCATATTGGGTTCGAGCTTCGACAAAAAGGACGCTTACAATCACGTCTATCACGAGTCATATTTCGGTCCCAAAAATCAAAAcacaaa gagTTATTTGAAGAAACTTTCCAGACAGTTAAATGGCATCGAGTTAACCACTTACAGACTGTACCTTCAGTACGAGCGGATTAAATGCTACATGCATCTAAATGATTTCAAAGCCACGAGACCGTTaacgaaaaaaatgttcaacGACGCTTGTGCTTTGGGTAGTATCGCGTGGCAAGTGAATGCACTAATGCTGACGATGATCTCCGAGTCTAAATTAGGCAACGGGCTCCAATGTATAAAAACCATCGAATTTATAATATCGCTTAGTAGAACTCTGGGGGATGAAAACGTTACCGCGTTTATGAGAAAA aTGTGGAAATTATTTGCCACGGACCAAGTTCAAGTGCCTGAAATAAGTACCGAAGATGAGCGAAAAGCAGACTTGATAAAAATCATGCCAGACTCCGAGAATATTTTACTTATGGACAATTTATTAAACCGTATCGATAGATTGCCCAAGGAATGCCGGATGTCTCTGATGTTAGGAGAACCACCACAAATGAACTGCGCAGATCATCGGGCATACATTAGACAGGAACCATTGATAGTCAAGAAGAGGTGGAAATAA